The following are encoded in a window of Rubellicoccus peritrichatus genomic DNA:
- a CDS encoding paraquat-inducible protein A has product MAETDKQKQSHKSWLACPDCDTLHRMAPVPPPHDGKCCSCGRTLFSRTVNSINRTLAFSIAGLVLMIPANVYPIVTFSSYGVKNKNILYSGPDYLFIEGLPAVATLVFLTSILFPILFLLGLAYVSLWSKLRHFPKDYALTLRATQGLYRWGMIDVYLLGCLVAFIKLSQLATVVPGTGLYCLAGVLVCTLLAALSFDPDLLWRRYGACTNSIGFQFNTTTKESNA; this is encoded by the coding sequence ATGGCAGAAACGGACAAACAAAAACAAAGCCACAAGAGCTGGCTGGCCTGTCCGGATTGCGACACACTGCATCGCATGGCTCCGGTTCCACCGCCACATGATGGCAAATGCTGTTCATGCGGGCGAACTCTCTTTTCGCGAACGGTCAACTCGATTAATCGAACACTCGCCTTCTCCATCGCTGGCCTGGTCTTAATGATTCCAGCGAATGTTTATCCTATTGTAACATTTTCATCATATGGAGTTAAAAACAAAAACATTCTATACTCTGGCCCTGATTACCTATTCATCGAGGGCTTACCGGCAGTCGCCACACTGGTATTCTTAACCAGTATTCTTTTCCCGATACTTTTTCTCCTAGGACTCGCTTACGTTTCGCTCTGGTCAAAGTTAAGGCATTTCCCCAAAGACTACGCCCTGACCCTTCGCGCCACACAAGGCTTGTATCGCTGGGGCATGATCGACGTTTACCTATTGGGCTGCCTTGTCGCGTTTATTAAACTCAGCCAACTTGCCACAGTTGTGCCCGGAACCGGGCTTTATTGCCTTGCTGGCGTTCTGGTCTGTACGCTTTTAGCTGCGCTAAGTTTTGATCCCGATCTGCTTTGGCGAAGATATGGAGCCTGTACAAACAGTATCGGATTTCAATTTAACACCACGACTAAAGAAAGTAACGCATGA
- a CDS encoding paraquat-inducible protein A, translated as MSRRRTAQSANLVACRSCGQISDGCNRAAEATLRCPLCHSKISSREEGMISKTWALVLTGFILYVPANLFPIMTVEILGSAKKETILSGVIELFSSGMWAIGLLVFCASITVPLAKLVGLSYLLISIQFGWVSRKEDRTRLYRLVEFIGRWSMLDVFLLSILVAVVNLGQVATISPDIGAVFFAFVVIITMFAAHIFDPRLIWDNSERKTSTL; from the coding sequence ATGAGCCGCAGACGGACTGCACAATCAGCAAATCTGGTCGCCTGTCGTTCATGCGGACAAATCAGCGATGGATGCAATCGCGCTGCAGAAGCCACGTTACGTTGTCCATTATGCCATTCTAAAATCAGCAGTCGCGAAGAGGGTATGATTTCAAAAACATGGGCACTCGTATTAACCGGCTTTATCCTCTACGTCCCAGCCAATCTTTTCCCGATCATGACGGTGGAAATTCTTGGTTCAGCGAAGAAAGAGACCATTCTTTCAGGCGTCATTGAGCTATTCAGCAGTGGAATGTGGGCAATCGGACTGCTTGTTTTTTGTGCGAGTATTACTGTCCCATTAGCCAAACTTGTCGGCCTCTCTTACCTGCTCATCAGCATTCAATTTGGGTGGGTATCACGAAAGGAAGATCGAACACGTCTCTACCGCTTGGTTGAGTTCATTGGACGATGGTCGATGCTCGATGTCTTTCTCCTCTCCATACTTGTTGCCGTGGTAAACCTCGGACAAGTCGCAACAATCAGTCCGGATATTGGAGCAGTGTTTTTCGCATTTGTCGTCATCATTACGATGTTCGCCGCACACATTTTTGATCCTCGCCTAATCTGGGATAATTCTGAAAGAAAAACGTCAACGCTATGA
- a CDS encoding intermembrane transport protein PqiB, with the protein MNQEKSQSSEEFPDVVIVKHHRFSIVWVVPVIALLVAGWLIYNTYTKKGKDITITFKDGSGLVAGKTELQYLGVQVGIVNEVNLSNLTDVVVKARLDKSASELASEGTAFWVVRPEISLAGVRGLDTLLSGPYITMIPGKSKTPQYNFTGLPGQPAAGPNEPGLNIVLQAEQLGSLKDGDPIYYREFKVGEIDQVSIASDAKTVHVHAHIMHDYENLIRENTKFWNASGIGMSLGLFGAKIKTESLESILSGGVSFATPPNDEMGNNVVDGTVFKLHNDPEDEWSKWSPTISLPDTVEVSTPQANQPTSKSNSEDPNNKTVDQPAGEKETKPEAEPSVKLKGPPAHR; encoded by the coding sequence ATGAACCAAGAGAAAAGTCAATCATCGGAAGAATTTCCGGATGTCGTCATCGTGAAACACCACCGTTTCTCCATCGTTTGGGTTGTTCCCGTAATTGCGTTACTGGTTGCCGGCTGGCTGATCTACAACACCTACACAAAGAAGGGCAAAGACATTACCATCACGTTTAAGGATGGCTCCGGGCTCGTTGCTGGAAAAACAGAACTCCAATACCTCGGTGTCCAGGTCGGTATCGTCAATGAAGTCAACTTAAGTAATCTGACAGACGTTGTCGTCAAAGCACGGTTGGACAAAAGCGCATCGGAACTTGCCAGTGAAGGCACCGCCTTCTGGGTCGTTCGACCTGAAATCAGCCTGGCGGGCGTCCGAGGTTTGGACACATTACTTAGCGGCCCATACATCACGATGATTCCAGGCAAGAGCAAGACGCCGCAATACAACTTCACCGGACTTCCCGGCCAACCTGCTGCTGGTCCCAACGAACCCGGTCTAAATATCGTTTTACAAGCCGAGCAATTGGGGTCATTGAAGGATGGCGATCCCATATATTACCGGGAATTCAAAGTCGGTGAAATCGACCAGGTCAGTATCGCGAGTGACGCCAAAACCGTTCACGTCCATGCGCACATCATGCATGACTATGAGAATCTTATTCGCGAGAACACTAAATTCTGGAACGCCTCCGGTATCGGAATGAGCTTGGGGCTTTTTGGTGCGAAAATCAAAACCGAATCATTAGAGTCAATTCTATCAGGGGGCGTTTCATTTGCAACTCCGCCCAATGATGAAATGGGCAATAATGTCGTCGATGGTACTGTTTTTAAGCTCCATAATGATCCAGAGGATGAATGGTCCAAGTGGTCTCCCACAATTTCCCTTCCGGACACAGTGGAAGTATCGACACCTCAAGCCAATCAACCCACAAGCAAGTCAAACTCGGAAGATCCCAACAACAAAACTGTGGACCAGCCTGCTGGCGAAAAGGAAACAAAGCCTGAAGCAGAACCCAGCGTAAAACTAAAAGGACCACCTGCTCACCGTTAG